One window of the Salminus brasiliensis chromosome 1, fSalBra1.hap2, whole genome shotgun sequence genome contains the following:
- the flrt1a gene encoding leucine-rich repeat transmembrane protein FLRT1 has product MAHEGVAELRDFLFLLLLCLTLLVEVLECAAAASQGLDSERDVVCPSVCRCDEDFIYCNDRGLSAIPPLPPSATVLYLQNNHIDNAGLPTSLEHLTTVRVIYLYDNELDDFPMHLPPSLRELHLQDNNIRVLPRAALARLPQLEKLHLDDNSVSTVSIEDQAFADNPRLRLLFLSRNHLSSIPSGLPASLEELRLDDNRISTIPTHAFRGLSSLRRLVLDGNLLANQRIADDTFSRLSNLTELSLVRNSLQTPPLNLPSAHLQRLSLQDNALIHMPRGSLDGMRRLQRLDLSGNNLTTLPRGLFRDLESLGQLLVRGNPWHCGCNLRWLYDWLEAKGNTITVRGLTCQSPERVRDMPLRDLTSQMDDCELAAAGGGGVGGAGSPGGGQAGSNRIGGAGVAASSTTLSPPQGSLFTLRSKRPGLGLPDTAMDYTLGSSGVGKNLALNVKPLSHDSIRVTWSVAQPSSSFRLSWLRLGTSAAMGSITETLVRGDRREYLLTALQPVSSYIICMVPLVSGSGSKGSMIGGDSDSDEAPVCAKAETSDPNLTEVDQGDDKGSEQITSLPLAGIIGGATAIVSLAFIFGIFCWYGHRAGRLSSRDHYNRSSSRKSKHYDDYIESGTKKDTTILEIRGPGFQMTPMAAREPLQPKPIREDYIIHTIFPSNGTGLYKPPNHVANSGYGTNRGYREGGIPDIDYSYT; this is encoded by the coding sequence ATGGCTCATGAAGGTGTGGCCGAGCTTCGTGacttcctcttccttctcctacTGTGCCTCACGTTATTGGTTGAGGTACTGGAATGTGCCGCAGCTGCCTCACAGGGATTAGATAGTGAGAGGGATGTTGTGTGCCCCTCTGTTTGTCGCTGCGATGAGGACTTCATCTACTGTAATGACCGTGGGCTTAGTGCcatcccaccactgcccccatccGCCACTGTTCTTTATCTTCAAAACAACCATATAGATAATGCAGGGTTGCCCACCTCCTTGGAACACCTTACCACAGTGCGCGTTATATACCTCTATGATAATGAGCTGGACGACTTTCCCATGCACCTGCCACCATCGCTACGGGAGCTACATCTCCAAGACAACAACATCCGGGTGTTGCCCCGAGCTGCGTTGGCCCGGCTGCCTCAGCTTGAGAAGTTGCATTTGGATGACAATTCAGTGTCCACAGTTAGTATAGAAGACCAGGCGTTTGCCGACAACCCTCGTCTCCGTCTGCTCTTCCTCTCCCGAAACCACCTGTCAAGCATACCCTCTGGGCTTCCTGCCTCGCTGGAGGAGCTCAGATTAGATGACAACCGGATCTCAACGATTCCCACACACGCCTTCCGTGGATTGTCTTCTCTACGGCGTCTTGTCTTGGATGGTAACCTTCTGGCCAATCAGCGCATTGCTGACGATACCTTCTCGCGCCTTTCAAACCTCACAGAGCTCTCACTGGTGCGGAACTCCCTTCAGACTCCACCACTCAATTTACCTAGTGCACACCTGCAAAGACTCTCTCTTCAGGACAATGCCCTTATCCACATGCCACGGGGCTCCCTAGATGGAATGCGCAGACTTCAGAGGCTGGATCTTTCCGGGAACAACCTGACCACACTTCCTAGAGGTTTGTTTCGAGACCTGGAAAGCCTGGGGCAGCTGCTTGTGCGTGGTAACCCTTGGCACTGCGGATGTAACCTGCGTTGGCTGTACGACTGGCTGGAGGCCAAAGGAAACACCATTACGGTCCGAGGACTTACTTGCCAATCACCAGAACGTGTACGTGACATGCCACTACGGGATCTCACTAGCCAGATGGATGACTGTGAATTAGCAGCtgcaggaggtggaggagtAGGTGGTGCGGGCTCGCCAGGTGGGGGACAGGCTGGTAGCAacagaattggtggagcaggaGTAGCTGCCAGCTCTACCACTCTTTCTCCTCCACAAGGATCTCTTTTCACCTTGCGGTCCAAGCGACCAGGCCTGGGGCTTCCAGACACAGCGATGGACTACACACTTGGCAGCAGCGGTGTGGGAAAGAACCTGGCCCTAAATGTGAAACCTCTGTCTCATGACAGCATCAGGGTTACATGGAGTGTGGCTCAACCATCTTCTTCCTTCAGGCTCAGTTGGCTTCGTCTAGGAACTAGTGCTGCCATGGGCTCCATCACAGAGACGCTGGTGAGGGGCGACCGCAGAGAGTATCTGCTTACCGCCCTCCAGCCAGTGTCTAGCTACATCATCTGTATGGTGCCGCTAGTCTCTGGCAGCGGGAGCAAAGGCAGCATGATCGGTGGGGACAGTGACTCAGACGAGGCTCCAGTGTGTGCCAAGGCTGAGACATCCGATCCCAACCTTACCGAGGTGGACCAGGGGGATGATAAAGGCTCAGAACAGATCACTTCACTCCCGCTTGCCGGGATTATTGGTGGAGCGACTGCCATTGTTTCCCTTGCCTTTATCTTTGGCATATTTTGTTGGTATGGACATCGGGCAGGACGCTTGTCCTCAAGGGACCACTACAACCGCAGTAGCTCACGCAAGAGCAAGCACTATGATGACTACATTGAATCAGGCACGAAGAAAGACACCACCATACTGGAGATCCGAGGACCTGGGTTCCAGATGACACCTATGGCGGCCAGAGAGCCCCTACAGCCCAAGCCGATACGAGAAGATTATATCATACATACAATCTTCCCCTCGAATGGCACAGGTCTATACAAACCACCCAATCACGTGGCCAACTCGGGCTATGGCACGAACCGCGGCTACCGAGAAGGAGGTATCCCAGATATAGACTATTCCTACACGTGA